The following proteins come from a genomic window of Streptomyces sp. Sge12:
- a CDS encoding PKD domain-containing protein, translating to MGLIPGVAQADPAKPDARRAATPDVDLGKAAASQAKGHTFTSPADRTVRTALPSARTGKAGAPQAQAAAADNPDLAVGLSGYGLTAHGIELKSTLTSISTPLEVTIAWGDGKTDVVNASGAGVLTNKHTYAEVGAYTVKVTVKDTANSLSAVNELAVVTPGSDFTPYTPTRLLDTRFGTGVTQGKVGAGKSTRVKVGGNGKIPAGVTAVALNITVTNALDSGFITAFPEGVERPFTSNVNFKAGQTVPNMVIVPVGKSGYVELYNGSWKSVDLIADVTGYFTHTASSGYTPVEPTRFVDTREGLGTTKRKLAAQSAFSTQISGLRGVPQGISAVALNVTITNPQGAGHLTVYPSGGALPATSNLNFNANQTIANSVIVPVSADGKISAFNGAWAPTDVVVDVVGYYSEGSDSAFLPLSPERVFDTREPEDPFYGTVWGETYVPLPISDADPSVTGWVMNSTVANTQGNGYLTVTPDPNSWDDYINESAFWPTPPNSSNLNWTKGDVVPNLVQASSGDHGIIDFWNRGWEDIDLIVDVFGLYQKG from the coding sequence GTGGGTCTCATCCCGGGCGTGGCCCAGGCCGATCCGGCCAAGCCCGACGCCCGCCGTGCGGCGACTCCCGACGTGGACCTCGGCAAGGCCGCCGCGTCCCAGGCCAAGGGCCACACCTTCACCAGCCCCGCCGACCGTACGGTGCGCACGGCGCTGCCGTCCGCCAGGACCGGTAAGGCCGGCGCCCCGCAGGCGCAGGCCGCCGCCGCCGACAACCCGGACCTCGCGGTCGGTCTGAGCGGCTACGGCCTGACGGCCCACGGCATCGAGCTGAAGTCCACCCTCACGAGCATCAGCACCCCGCTCGAGGTCACCATCGCCTGGGGCGACGGCAAGACCGACGTGGTCAACGCCTCCGGCGCCGGGGTGCTGACCAACAAGCACACCTACGCCGAGGTCGGCGCCTACACGGTCAAGGTCACCGTGAAGGACACCGCGAACAGCCTCTCGGCCGTCAACGAGCTCGCGGTCGTCACGCCGGGCTCCGACTTCACCCCGTACACCCCGACCCGTCTGCTGGACACCCGCTTCGGGACCGGCGTGACGCAGGGCAAGGTCGGCGCGGGCAAGTCGACCCGGGTGAAGGTCGGCGGCAACGGCAAGATCCCCGCCGGGGTGACCGCGGTGGCGCTCAACATCACCGTCACCAACGCCCTCGACAGCGGCTTCATCACGGCGTTCCCCGAGGGCGTCGAGCGTCCCTTCACCTCGAACGTCAACTTCAAGGCCGGCCAGACCGTGCCGAACATGGTCATCGTGCCGGTCGGCAAGAGCGGCTACGTGGAGCTCTACAACGGCAGCTGGAAGTCGGTCGACCTGATCGCCGACGTCACCGGCTACTTCACCCACACGGCCTCCTCCGGCTACACCCCGGTCGAGCCGACCCGCTTCGTCGACACCCGCGAGGGCCTCGGCACCACCAAGCGCAAGCTCGCCGCCCAGTCGGCCTTCAGCACCCAGATCAGCGGACTGCGCGGAGTGCCCCAGGGCATCAGCGCCGTGGCGCTCAACGTGACGATCACCAACCCGCAGGGTGCCGGTCACCTGACCGTCTACCCGAGCGGCGGTGCCCTCCCGGCCACGTCGAACCTGAACTTCAACGCCAACCAGACCATCGCCAACTCGGTGATCGTGCCCGTCTCCGCCGACGGAAAGATCAGTGCGTTCAACGGCGCCTGGGCCCCGACCGACGTCGTCGTCGACGTCGTCGGCTACTACAGCGAGGGCAGTGACAGCGCCTTCCTGCCGCTCTCGCCGGAGCGCGTCTTCGACACCCGCGAGCCCGAGGACCCGTTCTACGGGACGGTGTGGGGCGAGACCTACGTCCCCCTGCCGATCTCGGACGCCGACCCGAGCGTCACGGGCTGGGTCATGAACTCCACCGTGGCCAACACGCAGGGCAACGGGTACCTCACGGTCACCCCGGACCCGAACTCGTGGGACGACTACATCAACGAGTCGGCCTTCTGGCCGACGCCCCCGAACTCCTCCAACCTGAACTGGACGAAGGGCGACGTCGTCCCGAACCTGGTGCAGGCGAGCAGCGGGGACCACGGCATCATCGACTTCTGGAACCGGGGCTGGGAGGACATCGACCTCATCGTCGACGTCTTCGGCCTCTACCAGAAGGGCTAG